The Hydra vulgaris chromosome 11, alternate assembly HydraT2T_AEP genome contains a region encoding:
- the LOC136086850 gene encoding uncharacterized protein LOC136086850 — protein sequence MRIVFNASATNSGPSQNDCLHSGPSLITLLNGVLILFRVNKIALIADIEKAFLNISISEKHRDFIRFLWYENINNLDIKNLKNHKLETYRLCRVLFGVTSSPFLLSATLIKHAERYLSSDPIFVSRLLNSIHVDDLSFCSYSVIECFNFYKKCRSRLGEAGFNLRKFESNSVELDKLINETNFQSQNITKVLGLTWNKKLDLFIFSFFELFKIAVPFPTKRDVLSFTASFFDPLGLINPVTVRLKILFQQICISKIGWDCKINKDLLKVWQDIYKDLDSYICLHWIKNSNKIYETFIQNRLEKIRDLYDFSFWDYVETYRNPADIISRGSSIENLINNQLWFNGPTFLYTPDVWPSFDQNKLIYPPEETKILLITNESFIDLKFIDITNFNSYSRLIRVTAYILKFVSCLKNTQVRNNNLLLSSFELRNAKIIWIKFIQQNIYSSKNYKQLKNDLGFFFDSEGIIRCRGRLGNASISYNIKFPIFLPKESLFTELIILHCHESVKHNGVKETLNQLRLEFWIPKVRNLIQKLIKKCFLCRRYEGKTYSYPDVPPLPLSRVNDDYVFKYTGSDYCGPLFVKNIYSEEEIFKCWILLASCASTRFIHLDLVPDCSALACIRGLRRLISKFGAPYEIISDNGSCFTADETQQFTSSRGILWHFNVAAAPWWGGFFERMVRSVKRVLRKILKTARLSYEEVLTILAEIEVVTNNRPLTFSYEEPEDEPLSPNHLVFGKRISSETLLIKNSYVNVDIKKRVVYRNSILEHFWNRWRNEYLTELREFHKSNNKSGSKNIINIGDVVTIQDSNLVRGLWKIGIVEKLLPSTDGQVRAANVRCISAGKIMYLTRPVNKLCLLEENKVSSVETTFVDESNIQLFVTTVGGGSVALIKS from the exons ATGCGCATTGTATTTAATGCGAGTGCGACAAACTCAGGTCCCTCGCAAAATGATTGTTTACATTCAGGTCCTTCTTTAATAACTCTACTAAATGgagttttaatactttttcgTGTAAATAAGATAGCACTTATTGCAGATattgaaaaagcttttttgaatatttcaatATCTGAGAAGCATCGCGATTTCATACGATTTTTATggtatgaaaatattaataatttagatataaaaaatttaaaaaatcataaattagaAACATATAGATTATGTCGTGTCTTATTTGGAGTCACTTCTTCTCCTTTTCTTCTTTCAGCAACTTTAATTAAACACGCGGAACGTTATTTAAGTTCTGATCCAATATTTGTAAGTCGATTACTAAATTCTATTCACGTCGACGATTTAAGTTTTTGCTCTTATTCTgtaattgaatgttttaatttttataaaaaatgtcgtTCCCGGCTAGGTGAAGCtggttttaatttaagaaaatttgaatCTAATTCGGTCGAATTAGATAAGTTAATAAATGAAACGAATTTTCAGAGTCAAAATATTACTAAAGTGTTAGGTTTAACATGGAACaagaaattagatttatttattttttcattttttgagttatttaagATTGCCGTCCCTTTTCCAACAAAAAGAGACGTGCTTAGTTTTACAGCAAGTTTTTTCGATCCCTTGGGACTAATAAACCCAGTAACTGttcgtttaaaaattttatttcagcaAATTTGTATATCTAAAATAGGATGGgattgtaaaattaataaagatttattaaaagtatgGCAAGATATTTATAAGGATTTAG attCTTATATTTGCTTACATTggataaaaaattctaataaaatttatgaaacatttatTCAAAACCGTCTTGAAAAAATTAGAGATTTATATGACTTTTCCTTTTGGGATTACGTCGAAACATATCGTAATCCTGCGGATATTATATCACGAGGTTCTagtattgaaaatttaattaataatcaGTTATGGTTTAATGGACCCACATTTCTTTATACTCCAGATGTTTGGCCTTCCtttgatcaaaataaattaatataccCTCCAGaggaaacaaaaatattactaataacTAATGAATCGTTCATAGACTTAAAATTCATagatataactaattttaattcatACTCCCGTTTAATACGAGTAACTGCTTATATTCTAAAATTCGTATCTTGCTTAAAAAATACGCAAGTACGAAATAACAATCTTTTACTTTCTTCTTTTGAATTAAGAAACGCCAAAATAATTTGGATTAAATTTAtccaacaaaatatatatagttctaAGAattataaacaactaaaaaatgatttaggATTTTTCTTTGATAGCGAAGGAATAATAAGATGTAGGGGGCGATTGGGAAATGCTTCAATTagttacaatattaaatttccAATATTTCTTCCAAAGGAAAGTTTATTTActgaattaattattttacattgtCATGAAAGTGTTAAGCACAACGGCGTAAAAGAAACGCTAAACCAATTAAGATTGGAATTTTGGATTCCAAAAGTTagaaatttaattcaaaaattaattaaaaaatgttttttgtgtcGAAGGTACGAAGGCAAAACTTATAGTTATCCTGATGTTCCTCCGTTACCTTTAAGTAGAGTAAACGatgattatgtttttaagtaCACAGGAAGTGATTACTGTGGACCgttatttgtgaaaaatatatattctgaagAAGAAATATTTAAGTGTTGGATACTTTTAGCTTCTTGTGCTAGTACACGTTTTATACATTTAGATTTAGTTCCTGATTGTTCAGCTTTGGCGTGTATTCGAGGGTTGCGAAGACTCATTAGCAAATTTGGCGCACCCTACGAAATTATTAGTGATAATGGATCGTGTTTTACAGCCGATGAAACACAACAATTTACATCCTCAAGAGGCATTTTATGGCACTTCAATGTTGCAGCCGCTCCGTGGTGGGGAGGATTCTTTGAACGTATGGTACGTTCAGTTAAGAGAGTtcttagaaaaatattaaaaactgcaAGATTATCTTACGAAGAAGTACTCACAATTCTTGCAGAAATCGAAGTCGTTACAAATAATCGTCCGTTAACATTTTCGTATGAAGAACCGGAAGACGAACCTTTATCTCCAAATCATCTCGTGTTTGGCAAGAGAATAAGTTCAgaaacattattaataaaaaacagttatgTAAATGTGGACATAAAAAAGCGCGTTGTATATAGAAACTCTATTTTAGAACATTTTTGGAATAGGTGGCGCAATGAATATTTAACAGAGCTTCGCGAATttcataaaagtaataataaaagcggaagtaaaaacattataaatatagGCGATGTAGTGACAATCCAAGATTCAAATTTGGTTCGTGGTTTATGGAAAATAGGCattgttgaaaaacttttacCGTCAACAGACGGACAAGTGCGTGCAGCAAATGTACGATGTATCTCCGCTGgaaaaattatgtatttgaCTCGTCCAGTTAACAAATTGTGTTTACTGGaagaaaataaagttagttCTGTCGAAACTACGTTTGTTGATGAAAGTAACATTCAGCTATTCGTGACTACTGTTGGTGGCGGGAGTGTTGCGCTAATCAAATCGTAA
- the LOC136087190 gene encoding uncharacterized protein LOC136087190 produces the protein MLCFTHLKQETALSRVNENTNLCTETQTQQEQTYMTPATPDEEFDPGEINVSQEILDESLRSRESVTEVLNASPIKFRLKRKFEYLEDTTKDKLKRKYVRLENLLKKKFAEAVAPGQEDILIDFFNSKNVDEINSPLPIEIIRAQKVYKQSDSMGKLVILSLLDHTKYTKKFIMNTFECTKHRIETARKWHASHKGLAFPEKKVFVRSSLDQTKCEHFLDFIFTSGILHDVAYGITKLKYDSGEEQKIVHAILTTKYSHAIMFYRKSCSENNYIPLSDSSLWKVLHAIKPSSRKSLAGLDDVTASGMNGFQTLQKLAQRFSSKSLEAVLEKGKRYLKTSYQTNCSVNDSNISSHSSKHALSDPSEKNLQSNTEISEVVCADCYDLCKAIEMIKELTIQNSDDADSIYDLEIAVKDVFNYIKHLMRDSQQKKAKIEAFKQLNDETAFWLKDFCQKILPVRYREGQREYFGKKGISLHVDIFFIKIAGKLFKRVYFTSMYRCDQGIGDVVLLATAVLDQFRIDQPHIKKMFTKSDNAGCYQGNLSAEAIYNVCKERDIKLLRYDYNEPCCGKDQCDRESAVVKTILRSYVDSGNNLLTAEDIHKAMHYSFGAKDAKVAVAQISNDKTVVTGPKIKNISNYHSFEFGEKSMKMWRYFNIGEGIEQEYGNLKIQPSIKLLLPYSKTDNSIKRNKSLKEKQKRSDRQLYSLRFCTEMNCTLSFESDAELEEHMLSGLHTVLKSLASLDKVRNSFVHKMKITSQLNMPISSSSNSASVKDKPHCMNIFLLQGWALPVRSSFRFSNQQKELLYKYFIRGEESGNKMSPEQVHMQLRRELPPDQYVTSQQIRSLFSR, from the coding sequence ATGCTGTGTTTTACCCATTTAAAGCAAGAAACTGCTTTATCTAGAGTCAACGAAAACACCAATTTATGTACAGAAACACAAACACAACAAGAACAAACATATATGACACCTGCTACTCCAGATGAAGAATTTGATCCCGGTGAAATTAATGTTTCACAGGAGATTTTGGACGAATCTCTAAGAAGCCGTGAGAGTGTAACTGAGGTTCTTAATGCAAGtccaataaaatttagattaaaaaggaagttcgaatatctggaagatactactaaagataagttaaaacgCAAGTATGTTCGcctagaaaacttattaaagaaaaaatttgcggAAGCTGTTGCTCCTGGACAAGAGGATAtacttatagatttttttaacagtaaaaatgttgatgaaataaatagcCCTCTCCCAATTGAAATTATTCGTGCTCAGAAAGTATATAAGCAAAGTGATTCCATGGGAAAGTTAGTTATCCTCTCATTATTAGACCATACCAAGTAtaccaaaaagtttataatgaacACATTTGAGTGTACCAAACATCGTAtagaaacagcaagaaaatggCATGCATCTCATAAAGGGTTGGCATTTCCAGAGAAGAAAGTATTCGTCCGATCTAGTCTTGATCAAACAAAGTGTGAACATTTCTTAGACTTTATATTTACAAGCGGTATTTTGCATGATGTTGCTTATGgaataaccaaattaaaatacgACAGCGGTGAAGAACAAAAGATAGTGCATGCAATACTGACGACAAAATATAGCCACGCTATCATGTTCTATCGAAAAAGTTGTagtgaaaacaattatatacCATTATCTGATTCAAGTTTGTGGAAAGTATTGCATGCAATAAAACCTTCAAGTCGAAAAAGCTTAGCTGGATTAGATGATGTTACTGCTTCAGGCATGAATGGTTttcaaacattacaaaaattggcACAAAGATTTAGTTCAAAATCTCTCGAAGCTGTccttgaaaaaggaaaaaggtatttgaaaacaAGTTATCAAACCAATTGTAGTGTCAATGACTCAAACATTTCTTCTCATAGCTCAAAACATGCCTTATCAGATccatctgaaaaaaatcttcaatccaACACAGAGATATCAGAAGTGGTATGTGCCGATTGCTATGATTTGTGCAAAGCTATCGAGATGATCAAAGAACTAACAATTCAAAATTCTGACGATGCTGATTCTatttatgatttggaaattgctgTAAAGGATGTATTCAACTACATAAAACACCTGATGAGAGATTCTCAACAGAAAAAGGCAAAAATCGAAGCTTTTAAGCAATTAAACGATGAAACTGCTTTCTGGcttaaagatttttgtcaaaaaattcttCCGGTTCGATACAGAGAGGGCCAAAGAGAGTATTTTGGCAAGAAAGGAATAAGTTTACATGTGGATATATTCTTCATAAAAATAGCAGGAAAGTTATTCAAACGTGTTTACTTTACTTCAATGTATAGGTGTGATCAGGGAATAGGTGATGTTGTTTTGTTAGCCACTGCAGTTTTAGACCAATTCAGAATTGATCAACCGCATATCAagaaaatgtttaccaaatctgATAATGCCGGCTGCTATCAGGGAAATCTTTCAGCTGAAGCAATCTACAATGTATGCAAAGAGAGAGATATAAAGTTGCTGAGATATGATTATAATGAACCCTGTTGTGGAAAAGATCAATGTGACAGGGAGAGTGCAGTTGTAAAGACAATTTTAAGGAGTTACGTTGACTCTGGTAATAATCTTTTGACTGCTGAAGATATACACAAGGCTATGCATTATAGTTTTGGCGCTAAAGATGCAAAAGTAGCAGTTGCTCAAATTAGCAATGATAAAACTGTAGTTACTGGACCAAAGATTAAGAACATTAGCAACTATCACTCATTTGAGTTTGGTGAGAAAAGTATGAAGATGTGGCGTTATTTCAATATCGGTGAGGGAATTGAACAAGAGTATGGAAATCTTAAAATTCAACCCTCGATTAAGTTGTTGTTGCCATATAGCAAAACAGATAATTCAATAAAGCGTAACAAGTCACTTAaggaaaaacagaaaagaagtGACAGGCAATTATATTCATTAAGATTTTGCACTGAAATGAATTGTACTTTATCATTTGAAAGCGATGCTGAGTTAGAAGAACACATGCTATCCGGTCTTCATACAGTTCTGAAATCATTAGCATCATTGGATAAAGTTCGCAACTCGTTTGTTCATAAGATGAAAATTACTTCACAACTAAATATGCCAATTTCTTCATCCTCTAACAGTGCTTCCGTAAAAGACAAACCACATTGCATGAACATTTTTCTATTGCAAGGTTGGGCATTACCAGTTCGaagttcttttagattttcaaatcaGCAGAAAGAACTgttgtataaatactttattcgtGGAGAAGAATCAGGTAATAAAATGAGCCCTGAGCAGGTTCACATGCAGCTGAGGAGAGAACTTCCGCCTGATCAATATGTAACTAGCCAACAGAtaagatctttattttcaaGGTAG